GAATGAGACCACGTTCGCTACTTCTTCTGGTTTTCCGAACCGGCCAAACGGTATCTTTTTTATAAAGTCATCTTTCTGCTTCAAATCTTTCGTCATATCCGTCTCGATGTAACCGGGGGCGACCGCGTTCACCCTGATGCCATACGGCCCCACCTCTTTAGCGAGCGACTTCGTAAGCCCTATAATGCCCGCCTTGGCACTTGAATAGTTCACCTGCCGAGCGGTCCCTACAACTCCGGCCACGGATGAGATATTTACAATAACGCCTTGCTTCGCCTTCATCATCGTAACGATGGACGCCTTTGACATATTGAAGTATCCGGTGAGGTTCGTATTTATGACCTCTGCCCAATCGGCAGGGTCCATGAGCATGAGCGCCTTATCCTTTACGATACCGGCATTATTAACAAGGATGTCGAGCCGGCCGAATTTTGAGAGCGTCTCCTCTACGACCCTTTTGGCATCATCATATAGCCGCACGTCCGCCTTTATCGCCTCCGCTTCACCCTTAAGTTCTTTTATCTCATCGAGGATTATCCCTGCGGATTCATCGCTCTGCAAATAAGTAAATAATACCTTGGCTCCGTTCTGAACAAGATCAAATACGATGGCACGGCCAATGCCGCGCGTGCCTCCCGTAACCAATGCAACTTTATCCTTTAACAAATTTCCCACTTAAAATTCTCCTTTTGGCATTAGATTTTATCGCCTCTATATCTTCCTCTGAATAGAACCTATACCCGCAGAAAAAATCGGCCAGTTGGAGGCCGTGCTTCTTCGCGATCTTTGCTATCTCGCTTATCTTTTCTTCCGTAATAGCACCTCTGCCTATGGAATAATTTTCGAATTTTCCCTCAAACGCCAGGACCACCCCTTCTGCAAGACAACCGTATATGCTGCCCGCAGGCATTAGCTCGTTAAACGTCCTGTCGGTTATCTCGTGCTGGTACGGCAGTTTGGCCAATCCGCCTTCAAAGACAAAGACATCATCCCGTGTACTCGCGACATCCTTGGCGATATTGGCCGGGATAGCCACATCACA
The genomic region above belongs to Candidatus Omnitrophota bacterium and contains:
- the fabG gene encoding 3-oxoacyl-[acyl-carrier-protein] reductase, whose protein sequence is MGNLLKDKVALVTGGTRGIGRAIVFDLVQNGAKVLFTYLQSDESAGIILDEIKELKGEAEAIKADVRLYDDAKRVVEETLSKFGRLDILVNNAGIVKDKALMLMDPADWAEVINTNLTGYFNMSKASIVTMMKAKQGVIVNISSVAGVVGTARQVNYSSAKAGIIGLTKSLAKEVGPYGIRVNAVAPGYIETDMTKDLKQKDDFIKKIPFGRFGKPEEVANVVSFLASDDAKYITGQVVKVDGGLAI